In Acidobacteriota bacterium, a single genomic region encodes these proteins:
- a CDS encoding outer membrane lipoprotein carrier protein LolA, giving the protein MKRMVLTGLLFLFATLSVPSAAAGDSAKLDRVLRKLNQLNKVLRTFQADIIQRKYLNIIQEYDELEKGKFYFKKETDGIYLKKEIEEPRKTILLVTPREILVFYPKKNQAVRRKIDESQARYANFGIGTSVDDLKSNFDITYLHDEVEGKMVYHVLTLYPKSPKLKSYFKSLNLWIEAGTGIPARQRIEEPNGDYTDIQFRKIEINKKVKDKTFELKMPRDVEFIS; this is encoded by the coding sequence ATGAAACGCATGGTTCTGACCGGCTTGCTGTTCCTGTTTGCGACGCTGAGCGTTCCCTCAGCCGCCGCGGGCGACAGCGCCAAACTCGATCGGGTGCTGCGAAAGCTCAATCAGCTTAACAAGGTGCTGCGCACGTTCCAGGCCGACATCATCCAGCGCAAATACCTCAACATCATTCAGGAATACGACGAGCTCGAAAAAGGGAAATTTTACTTCAAGAAAGAAACCGACGGGATTTACCTGAAAAAGGAGATCGAGGAACCCCGCAAAACCATCCTGCTGGTCACTCCCCGGGAGATCCTGGTGTTCTACCCCAAAAAAAACCAGGCGGTCAGGAGAAAGATCGACGAATCGCAGGCGCGTTATGCCAACTTCGGCATCGGCACTTCGGTGGATGATCTCAAGAGCAATTTCGACATCACCTACCTCCACGATGAAGTGGAAGGGAAGATGGTCTACCACGTGCTTACGCTGTACCCGAAAAGCCCGAAGCTGAAGTCGTATTTCAAGAGCCTGAACCTGTGGATCGAGGCCGGCACCGGCATTCCGGCCCGCCAGCGAATCGAGGAACCCAACGGCGACTACACGGATATTCAGTTCCGAAAGATCGAAATTAATAAGAAGGTGAAGGACAAGACCTTCGAGCTCAAGATGCCTCGAGACGTTGAGTTCATCTCATAA
- a CDS encoding ABC transporter ATP-binding protein, with amino-acid sequence MQDIVTIRKLTKIYRIGKVDVPALRGVDLQIRRGEFIAIMGPSGCGKSTLLHIMGGLLCPTSGDVLIEDRNLADCSDRERTEIRRAKIGFVFQRFNLFSTISARENLQLARQIRGNGTFDTHTVEEILGILGLQDKMDHKPLELSGGEQQRVALARALINRPALILADEPTGNLDTVNSQIVLTMLRDLNLRFNQTVVMITHNSEAASYAHRIVEMRDGQILRQPRSELLVEHEDIFSR; translated from the coding sequence ATGCAAGATATCGTCACTATCCGCAAACTGACCAAAATTTACCGCATCGGCAAGGTGGACGTACCGGCACTGCGCGGAGTCGATTTGCAGATCAGACGCGGGGAATTCATCGCCATCATGGGGCCGTCGGGTTGTGGCAAATCCACCCTGCTGCACATCATGGGCGGCCTGCTCTGTCCGACATCCGGCGACGTCCTGATCGAGGACCGGAACCTGGCCGACTGCTCAGACCGCGAGCGGACCGAGATCCGCCGGGCCAAGATCGGTTTTGTGTTCCAGCGATTCAATCTGTTTTCAACAATCTCCGCCCGGGAAAATCTCCAGCTGGCGCGCCAGATCCGCGGCAACGGGACGTTCGACACCCACACCGTGGAGGAGATTCTCGGCATCCTGGGCCTTCAGGACAAGATGGACCACAAACCGCTGGAGCTGTCGGGCGGCGAACAGCAGCGCGTGGCCCTCGCCCGGGCGCTCATCAACCGGCCCGCTCTCATCCTCGCAGACGAACCCACCGGCAACCTCGACACCGTGAATTCGCAGATCGTCCTGACGATGCTCCGGGATCTCAATCTCCGGTTCAACCAGACCGTGGTCATGATCACCCACAACTCCGAAGCGGCGTCGTACGCGCATCGGATTGTGGAGATGCGGGACGGCCAGATCCTGCGGCAGCCCCGTAGCGAACTCCTCGTGGAACACGAGGACATCTTCAGTCGCTGA
- a CDS encoding ABC transporter permease → MGLIIANVKKRPTRTIVSILAVSLGVVMILLFVGLTQGMLKDSAYRTQNIKADLLFQPPGSSLLLALNNATMPIRIKDKLLEVDGIRHVSPMLHQFSKQSFSLIFGIDPHSFNQVSGDGIIVLQGRLFQAPFECIVDDVYQQSHHTKLGDTLNILNHTFTIVGIFKAGIAARILVPLETLQDLNDSKEKVSIFYIKCDSDSRIEPVYQHLLRVDPFKGYNVTRASDIYKVMASNLPGLKEFTAAIIVSAVLISFLVILLTMYTTITERTREIGILKSLGASKGYIVNLILKESMLLTVVGVGVGLVLTFLATRVLHVLYPSLPFEIRLEWIIYVALIALASGIFGSTYPAYRAARQDPVEALMYE, encoded by the coding sequence GTGGGCCTGATCATCGCCAACGTCAAGAAGCGTCCCACCCGGACCATCGTCAGCATCCTGGCGGTCAGCCTGGGTGTGGTGATGATTCTGCTGTTCGTCGGGCTGACCCAGGGCATGCTGAAGGATTCGGCGTACCGCACGCAAAACATCAAGGCGGATCTGTTGTTTCAACCTCCCGGCTCCTCGCTCCTGCTGGCCCTCAATAACGCCACCATGCCCATCCGGATCAAGGACAAACTGCTGGAAGTCGATGGCATCCGGCATGTTTCCCCCATGCTCCATCAGTTTTCCAAGCAGAGTTTCTCGCTGATTTTCGGCATCGATCCCCATTCCTTCAACCAAGTGAGCGGTGACGGCATCATAGTCTTGCAGGGCCGCCTGTTCCAGGCTCCATTCGAGTGCATCGTGGACGATGTATACCAGCAATCCCACCACACCAAGCTTGGCGACACGTTGAACATCCTGAACCACACCTTCACGATTGTAGGCATTTTCAAGGCGGGCATTGCCGCCCGCATCCTGGTGCCGCTGGAAACGCTGCAGGACCTGAACGATTCGAAGGAAAAGGTCTCCATCTTCTATATCAAATGCGACTCGGACTCCCGGATCGAGCCGGTCTACCAGCACCTGCTCCGCGTCGATCCGTTCAAAGGCTACAACGTGACGCGGGCCTCGGACATTTACAAGGTCATGGCCTCGAACCTGCCCGGCCTCAAGGAGTTCACCGCGGCGATCATCGTCAGCGCGGTCCTCATCAGCTTCCTGGTGATCCTGCTCACCATGTACACCACCATCACCGAACGCACCCGCGAAATCGGCATCCTGAAATCGCTGGGCGCTTCGAAGGGTTACATCGTCAACCTGATCCTGAAGGAGTCGATGCTGCTCACCGTCGTCGGCGTCGGTGTCGGGCTGGTGCTCACCTTCCTGGCGACGCGGGTGCTGCACGTGTTGTACCCGTCGCTGCCGTTCGAGATTCGGCTGGAGTGGATCATCTACGTGGCGCTCATCGCGTTGGCGAGCGGGATCTTCGGGTCCACCTATCCCGCTTACCGGGCCGCCCGCCAGGATCCCGTCGAAGCGCTGATGTACGAATAA
- a CDS encoding DNA translocase FtsK has product MNRSQQKKFRELLGFLLLFLVFLFGLALVSYSPEDASLNVSTTLSQSRNFIGRTGAWISDFCCHLFGYGAVLLALPVVFLAVRMIRSREMAGLFVQWLGTVVLMAAVCGLLDLLFSTPVGLANFTPGGILGGTLKHFLVYYLNTGGAALLLGACLLAGLLLLTPRTLGELFGRIGGLFRRQSAAGPEQPDEADSDASAPKAETKSFSPAETEPVQRRGAPEPETVAGDARTEEAATAGGDARAAAAKPGFRIPITPLEFTEEAGPEPDVHTSNRRQIGRFRLPPFSLLERADSVAKISETELMEKAQQIIRKYQEFGIEGAIDAIHPGPVVTLFEFKPAPGVKYSKMISLVDDLCLGLRAESIRIDRIPGKSTVGIEVPNSQRQTIHIREVIESKEVQNSRSRLTLALGKRINGDVFVTDLMKMPHLLVAGATGSGKSVGLNTMITSILYRATPDEVRFIFIDPKRLELGAYADIPHLLTPIVTDAKLAANTLLWAVHEMEERYKLLAKYSVREIDGFNRLCLENEDLDPLPMIVIVIDALAELLSVASKEVELCLQRLAQMARAVGIHLIIATQRPSVEVVTGVIKANFPSRISFRLLSRHDSKTILDTIGAEHLLGKGDMLFLPPNSAKLIRVHGAFVSEEETKKLVDFLKGQGEPSYTELLTPEADSAEDSDNGNGLGDDPLFDEVARFVVKNRKASTSVLQRRFRIGYGRAARLMDILEEEGIIGQSIGSRPRDVLVPPDYFDSVSETQNPEA; this is encoded by the coding sequence ATGAATCGTTCCCAACAAAAGAAATTCCGCGAACTGCTCGGGTTCCTGCTGCTGTTTCTGGTTTTCCTGTTCGGGCTGGCCCTCGTCTCGTACAGCCCTGAGGATGCGTCGCTCAACGTCAGCACCACCCTGAGCCAGTCGCGGAATTTCATCGGCCGTACCGGCGCCTGGATCAGTGATTTCTGCTGTCATCTGTTCGGATACGGCGCCGTCCTGCTGGCCCTGCCGGTGGTCTTCCTGGCGGTCCGGATGATCCGGAGCCGGGAGATGGCGGGGCTGTTCGTCCAGTGGTTGGGGACCGTGGTGCTGATGGCGGCCGTATGCGGGCTGCTGGACCTGCTGTTCTCCACGCCGGTGGGATTGGCCAATTTCACACCGGGCGGCATCCTCGGCGGCACGCTGAAGCACTTTCTGGTGTACTACCTGAACACGGGCGGCGCCGCTCTGCTGCTTGGCGCCTGCCTCCTGGCCGGGCTCCTGCTGCTCACCCCAAGGACTCTGGGCGAGCTCTTCGGTCGAATCGGTGGTTTGTTCCGGCGACAGTCCGCGGCCGGCCCGGAGCAGCCGGACGAGGCTGACTCCGACGCTTCGGCACCCAAGGCCGAAACGAAGTCGTTCTCTCCGGCGGAGACCGAACCGGTCCAGCGGCGCGGCGCTCCTGAACCGGAGACTGTCGCCGGCGACGCCCGGACGGAGGAGGCGGCGACCGCGGGCGGTGACGCGCGGGCCGCGGCGGCCAAACCCGGGTTCCGAATTCCCATCACCCCGCTTGAGTTCACCGAAGAGGCGGGGCCCGAACCGGACGTGCACACCAGCAACCGCCGCCAGATCGGACGCTTCCGCCTGCCGCCGTTCTCCCTCCTCGAGCGCGCCGACAGCGTGGCCAAGATCAGCGAAACCGAGCTGATGGAAAAGGCTCAGCAGATCATCCGCAAGTATCAGGAGTTCGGCATCGAGGGGGCCATCGATGCCATCCATCCGGGGCCCGTGGTCACCCTCTTCGAGTTCAAACCCGCACCCGGCGTCAAGTACAGCAAGATGATCTCCCTGGTGGACGACTTGTGCCTGGGACTCCGGGCGGAGTCGATCCGGATCGACCGCATCCCCGGCAAGTCCACCGTCGGTATCGAGGTGCCCAACTCCCAGCGGCAGACCATCCACATCCGCGAGGTCATCGAGTCGAAGGAAGTCCAGAACTCCCGCTCCCGGCTCACGCTGGCCCTGGGCAAGCGGATCAACGGCGACGTTTTCGTCACCGACCTGATGAAGATGCCCCACCTTCTGGTGGCCGGGGCGACGGGTTCGGGCAAGAGCGTGGGCCTGAACACCATGATCACCTCCATCCTGTATCGGGCCACTCCGGACGAGGTCCGGTTCATCTTCATCGATCCGAAACGGCTGGAACTGGGGGCGTACGCCGACATCCCCCATCTCCTGACCCCCATTGTCACCGATGCCAAGCTTGCCGCCAACACGCTGCTGTGGGCCGTCCATGAGATGGAGGAGCGGTACAAGCTGCTGGCGAAATACTCCGTGCGGGAGATCGATGGTTTCAACCGGCTGTGCCTGGAAAACGAGGACCTCGATCCGCTCCCCATGATCGTCATCGTCATCGACGCGTTGGCCGAGCTGCTCAGCGTGGCGTCCAAGGAGGTGGAGTTGTGCCTCCAGCGGCTGGCCCAGATGGCCCGGGCGGTGGGCATTCACCTGATCATCGCCACCCAGCGTCCGTCGGTGGAAGTGGTGACCGGCGTGATCAAGGCGAATTTCCCCTCGCGCATCTCCTTCCGGCTCCTGTCGCGGCACGACTCCAAGACCATCCTGGACACCATCGGTGCCGAGCATCTCCTGGGCAAGGGCGACATGCTGTTCCTGCCGCCCAATTCGGCCAAGCTCATCCGCGTGCACGGCGCGTTCGTCTCCGAAGAGGAGACCAAGAAACTGGTGGACTTCCTCAAAGGGCAGGGAGAGCCGAGCTACACCGAGCTTCTCACGCCGGAGGCGGACAGCGCCGAAGACTCGGACAACGGCAACGGTCTGGGCGACGATCCGCTGTTTGACGAGGTGGCCCGATTCGTGGTCAAGAACCGCAAGGCGTCCACCTCGGTGCTCCAACGCCGTTTCCGCATCGGCTATGGCCGGGCGGCTCGCCTGATGGATATCCTCGAGGAAGAGGGCATCATCGGACAGTCGATCGGCAGCCGGCCCCGCGACGTCTTGGTACCCCCCGACTATTTCGACTCGGTCAGCGAAACCCAGAACCCCGAAGCCTGA
- a CDS encoding PDZ domain-containing protein gives MKRLIVLTAVALITVAAVPVFAGPPDDGDRQVYVHVSGDASRAFLGVNLRDLNAKELDEWKEPDDLGAYVVKVTADSPAAKAGLAEGDIIMRYAGIPVLGVTHLTGLVRATPPGKTVSIEIARGGKRQTLQATLGKRDGDYFVGVPGESLFTIPEMPKRIPDEFKDYNRTLRQYFVTRRPRLGIFYDDLTDQLAKFFGVPEGKGVLITSVAEDSPAAKAGLAAGDVIVAIGDSKVTDSSDLMRALSGEEDDGTLAVKIYRKGKAMDVRVTLDDDKPELPKARKLSV, from the coding sequence ATGAAACGGTTGATTGTGTTGACGGCGGTGGCCCTGATCACGGTGGCGGCTGTGCCGGTGTTTGCCGGACCGCCGGATGATGGCGACCGGCAAGTGTACGTACATGTGTCCGGCGACGCCAGCCGGGCTTTTCTGGGAGTCAACCTGCGCGATCTGAACGCGAAGGAACTCGATGAGTGGAAGGAACCGGACGATCTGGGGGCCTACGTGGTGAAGGTGACGGCCGATTCGCCGGCGGCCAAAGCCGGCTTGGCGGAGGGGGACATCATCATGCGGTATGCCGGAATCCCGGTGCTCGGCGTCACCCATCTGACCGGCTTGGTCCGCGCGACTCCTCCCGGCAAGACGGTGAGCATCGAGATCGCCCGCGGCGGCAAGCGCCAGACCCTTCAGGCGACCCTGGGCAAGCGGGACGGCGATTACTTCGTCGGCGTGCCCGGCGAGTCTTTATTCACCATCCCGGAAATGCCCAAACGAATACCGGATGAATTTAAGGATTACAACCGCACCTTGCGGCAGTATTTTGTGACGCGCCGGCCCCGGTTGGGTATCTTCTACGATGACCTGACCGATCAGCTCGCCAAGTTTTTCGGTGTGCCTGAAGGCAAGGGTGTGCTCATCACCTCGGTGGCCGAGGATTCGCCGGCCGCAAAGGCCGGCTTGGCGGCCGGTGACGTCATTGTGGCGATCGGCGATTCGAAGGTGACGGATTCCAGCGACCTGATGCGGGCCCTGTCCGGAGAGGAAGACGATGGAACGTTGGCGGTCAAGATATACCGGAAAGGAAAGGCCATGGATGTGCGCGTCACACTGGATGATGACAAACCCGAGCTTCCGAAAGCCCGGAAGCTGTCTGTCTGA
- a CDS encoding tetratricopeptide repeat protein: MKIKHFLTLLVTLVLVAGLCGCDLMNNLKARDQLNKGVKAFKNKSYEEAATNFQKAIELDPDLHIAYEYLATSYMQQYVPNLFTDRNLKTANMAIKTFEKVLEYSPDNVNAIQSIASLYNAMNEYEKSKTWYRKRIELEPNNPVPLYGIGVIDWNIVNQSTGPNGENVPNMTPEDKAKADQVIEEGITSLQKAMEIDPNYADAMSFLNLCYRKKAMLVDDQALKDDYTLKADRLAAQSLILKKKLQAEEEKKKKKIF, translated from the coding sequence ATGAAAATCAAACATTTCCTCACGCTGCTGGTTACTCTTGTGCTCGTGGCGGGGCTCTGCGGTTGTGATCTGATGAACAACCTCAAGGCCCGCGACCAGCTCAACAAGGGCGTCAAAGCCTTCAAGAACAAATCGTACGAAGAAGCCGCCACCAATTTTCAGAAGGCCATCGAACTGGACCCCGATCTCCACATCGCCTACGAATACCTGGCTACTTCCTACATGCAACAGTACGTGCCCAACCTCTTCACCGACCGCAACCTCAAGACGGCCAACATGGCGATCAAGACCTTCGAGAAAGTGCTGGAATACAGTCCCGACAACGTGAATGCGATCCAGAGCATTGCCAGCCTTTACAACGCAATGAACGAGTACGAAAAATCGAAAACCTGGTATCGCAAGCGCATCGAGCTGGAACCCAACAATCCCGTGCCTCTATACGGCATCGGGGTCATCGACTGGAACATCGTCAACCAGTCCACCGGGCCCAACGGAGAGAATGTGCCTAACATGACTCCCGAGGACAAGGCCAAGGCCGACCAAGTCATCGAGGAAGGTATCACCTCCCTGCAGAAGGCCATGGAGATCGATCCGAACTACGCCGACGCCATGAGCTTCCTTAACCTGTGCTACCGCAAGAAGGCCATGCTCGTGGACGACCAGGCGCTCAAGGACGATTACACTCTCAAGGCCGACCGTCTGGCCGCCCAGTCGCTGATCCTGAAAAAGAAGCTGCAGGCGGAAGAGGAAAAGAAGAAGAAAAAGATCTTCTGA
- a CDS encoding biopolymer transporter ExbD yields MGMAVGGGGGPKSDINVTPYIDILLVLLIIFMVITPFTPHGLDVRVPEKLPPEVTQEIADRFLGIVVSLNTDGSMFINKDPVTFDSLSQRLTQIYSARADKSIFIKGAKGLIYGDIVKAIDIAKGAGVEQIGLMTELE; encoded by the coding sequence ATGGGAATGGCAGTCGGGGGCGGAGGAGGCCCCAAATCGGATATCAATGTGACCCCGTACATCGACATTCTGCTGGTGCTCCTCATCATCTTCATGGTTATCACGCCGTTCACACCACACGGCCTCGATGTGCGGGTTCCCGAGAAGTTGCCGCCGGAAGTCACCCAGGAGATCGCGGACCGGTTCCTGGGCATCGTCGTCAGCCTCAACACTGACGGCTCCATGTTCATCAACAAAGATCCGGTCACCTTCGACTCGTTGAGCCAGCGGCTGACCCAGATCTACAGCGCCCGCGCCGACAAGTCCATCTTCATCAAGGGCGCCAAGGGGCTGATCTACGGCGACATCGTCAAGGCGATCGACATCGCGAAGGGAGCCGGCGTGGAGCAGATCGGGTTGATGACGGAACTCGAGTGA
- a CDS encoding flagellar motor protein MotA → MGWTARAVVFILAIMSVWSIAVMLERYFTFRAAKKQSREFAPAVAEALKDGKIEEAIMVSERYTKSHLAKVVVAGLKEFQAHTASSELPGELIEASKRALERAAAINREELKRGTGALATIGATAPFVGLFGTTIGIINAFAGMSKGEDTGIGAVAGGISEALVTTAFGLFVAVPAVWLFNYFTTRIEAFTVEMDNSSSELIDYFIKRRSVSRGNL, encoded by the coding sequence ATGGGCTGGACCGCGCGCGCCGTGGTTTTCATCCTCGCCATCATGTCCGTCTGGTCGATCGCGGTGATGCTGGAGCGTTACTTCACGTTCCGCGCCGCCAAGAAACAGAGCCGTGAATTCGCCCCGGCCGTGGCCGAGGCGCTGAAGGACGGCAAGATTGAAGAAGCGATCATGGTGTCCGAACGCTACACCAAGTCCCACCTGGCCAAGGTGGTGGTGGCCGGTCTGAAGGAATTCCAGGCCCACACCGCCTCCAGCGAGCTGCCGGGCGAGCTGATCGAGGCCTCCAAACGTGCGCTGGAGCGCGCTGCCGCCATCAACCGTGAGGAGCTCAAGCGCGGCACCGGCGCCCTGGCCACCATCGGCGCCACGGCCCCGTTCGTCGGCCTGTTCGGCACGACCATCGGCATCATCAACGCGTTCGCCGGCATGAGCAAGGGCGAGGACACCGGCATCGGCGCCGTCGCCGGCGGCATCTCGGAAGCCCTCGTGACCACCGCGTTCGGCCTCTTCGTCGCAGTCCCCGCCGTGTGGCTGTTCAACTACTTCACCACCCGGATCGAAGCCTTCACCGTGGAGATGGACAACTCCTCCTCCGAGTTGATTGACTATTTCATCAAGCGCAGGTCAGTGAGCCGTGGCAACCTCTAA
- a CDS encoding energy transducer TonB: protein MFENLLESSTNRAKTKTGVTMVVALIIHGVALLALVLVPLLFPEALPAQVGELLTFLAAPPPPPPPPPPPPPPSEAPKQAPKVDRPQVNIDLSKTYAPKEISNEIPPPSDKSDLADLLGLNTGGSGVAGGVPGGVPGGVVGGVVGSTGPAVVGGTANVAPPPPPPKKEPVRVGGQVLTSRLINQVQPVYPPLARAARVQGTVILQVVVDESGRVRETKVISGHPLLTQAAVDAVTQWVYSPTLLNGEPIPVIGTVTVRFTLGAQ from the coding sequence ATGTTTGAGAACTTGTTGGAATCTTCAACCAACAGGGCAAAGACCAAGACCGGTGTGACCATGGTGGTGGCCTTGATCATACACGGTGTGGCCCTGTTGGCGCTCGTCTTGGTCCCATTGCTCTTTCCCGAGGCGCTTCCCGCCCAGGTGGGCGAGCTGCTGACGTTCCTGGCGGCGCCTCCGCCACCACCGCCGCCGCCCCCCCCTCCGCCGCCGCCGTCTGAGGCGCCCAAGCAGGCCCCCAAGGTGGATCGGCCGCAAGTCAATATTGACTTGTCGAAAACTTACGCCCCGAAAGAGATCTCCAACGAGATCCCGCCTCCTTCTGACAAGTCCGACCTGGCCGACCTGCTCGGCCTGAACACAGGCGGCAGCGGTGTGGCTGGCGGCGTGCCCGGCGGCGTGCCCGGCGGCGTTGTCGGCGGCGTGGTGGGCAGCACCGGCCCGGCGGTTGTCGGCGGCACGGCCAATGTGGCGCCACCTCCGCCCCCGCCGAAGAAGGAACCGGTCCGGGTCGGCGGCCAGGTGTTGACGTCCCGGTTGATCAATCAGGTCCAACCCGTTTATCCGCCTCTGGCCCGCGCCGCGCGCGTCCAGGGAACGGTGATCCTCCAGGTTGTGGTGGATGAGTCGGGCCGGGTCCGCGAGACCAAGGTCATCAGCGGACATCCCCTGCTTACCCAGGCCGCGGTTGACGCGGTGACCCAGTGGGTATACTCCCCCACCTTGCTCAATGGCGAGCCGATCCCGGTGATCGGCACCGTCACGGTCAGATTCACGCTCGGCGCACAATAA